A window of Anomalospiza imberbis isolate Cuckoo-Finch-1a 21T00152 chromosome 4, ASM3175350v1, whole genome shotgun sequence contains these coding sequences:
- the ARHGAP24 gene encoding rho GTPase-activating protein 24 isoform X3: MMPEDRNAGVRSPGALAAAPFIPKTTYRRIKRCFSFRKGIFGQKLEDTVRYEKRYGNRLAPMLVEQCVDFIRQRGLKEEGLFRLPGQANLVKELQDAFDCGEKPSFDSNTDVHTVASLLKLYLRELPEPVVPYAKYEDFLSCAKMLSKEEETGLKELVKQVKSLPAVNYNLLKYICRFLDEVQSYSGVNKMSVQNLATVFGPNILRPKVEDPLTIMEGTVVVQQLMSVMISKHEELFPKDIDPQMGPEVCNNNNEIPKKTTAGQLQNKENNNTKETAVRRCSWDTPESPQRGSMDCESPSALPGSKTNSPRNSIQKPDVTRSPPLMVKKNPAFNKGSGIVTNGSFSSSVEGPEKSQAVPNCSLQTRRTSSLKGPVTKMGTHSVPNGGVRMGVSSTDGHSNTLGNRSPGWAPNGYVTLRDNKQREPSVGESGQHNRLSTYDNVHQQFSMVNSDDKQSVDSATWSTSSCEISLPEHSNSCRSSTTTCPEQDFYVGNFEDSVLDGPPHEDLSNPGDYENKSDRRSVGGHSSRATSSSDNSETFVPNSTNNHSALHSLVSSLKQEMAKQKLEYETRIKSLEQRNLTLETEMMALHDELDQERKKFTMVEIKMRNAERAKEDAEKRNDMLQKEMEQFFSTFGELTVESRRPERGNTIWIQ, translated from the exons ATGATGCCTGAAGACAGAAATGCTGGAGTCCGCAGCCCAGGTGCCTTAGCAGCAGCTCCCTTCATTCCTAAAACTACTTACAGGAGAATTAAGCGGTGTTTTAGTTTCCGCAAAG GTATTTTTGGGCAGAAGCTGGAAGACACTGTCCGGTACGAGAAGCGCTATGGGAACCGCCTGGCTCCCATGCTGGTGGAGCAGTGCGTGGACTTCATCCGACAGCGGGGGCTGAAGGAGGAAGGCCTTTTCCGACTGCCTGGGCAGGCTAATCTTGTCAAGGAGCTACAGGATGCATTTGACTGTGGAGAAAAGCCTTCTTTTGACAG CAACACAGATGTGCACACCGTGGCTTCACTGCTCAAGCTGTACCTAAGGGAGCTCCCAGAACCAGTTGTACCATATGCAAAATACGaagattttctttcctgtgccAAAATGCTCAGCAAGGAGGAAGAAACG GGCCTGAAAGAACTGGTGAAGCAAGTGAAGAGCCTGCCAGCTGTCAATTACAATCTGCTGAAATACATCTGTAG ATTCCTTGATGAAGTCCAGTCGTATTCAGGTGTAAACAAAATGAGTGTGCAAAACCTGGCTACAGTTTTTGGCCCCAACATCCTACGCCCCAAAGTGGAAGATCCTCTGACTATCATGGAGG GTACAGTAGTAGTCCAGCAGCTCATGTCAGTGATGATTAGCAAACATGAAGAGCTGTTTCCCAAGGATATAGACCCACAGATGGGACCTGAGGTGTGCAACAACAACAATGAAATTCCAAAGAAAACCACTGCAGGGCAGCTACAGAACAAAGAGAACAACAATACCAAGGAGACAGCAGTGAGGCGCTGCTCTTGGGACACACCCGAGTCTCCCCAAAGGGGAAGCATGGACTGTGAGTCTCCGTCTGCTCTGCCAGGCAGCAAGACAAATAGCCCCAGGAACAGCATCCAGAAACCAGATGTCACCAGGAGCCCGCCACTcatggtgaaaaaaaatcctgcttttaaTAAAGGTAGCGGCATAGTCACCAACGggtccttcagcagctctgtggagggcCCGGAGAAGAGCCAGGCCGTACCAAACTGCTCCCTGCAAACCAGGAGAACGTCGTCCCTGAAAGGGCCAGTGACCAAGATGGGGACACACAGCGTGCCGAACGGAGGGGTGCGGATGGGCGTGTCCAGCACGGATGGGCACAGCAACACCCTCGGCAACCGGAGCCCCGGCTGGGCGCCCAATGGCTACGTCACTCTGAGGGACAACAAGCAGAGGGAGCCATCAGTGGGTGAGTCAGGCCAGCACAACAGGCTTTCCACCTACGACAATGTCCACCAGCAGTTCTCTATGGTGAACTCTGATGACAAACAGAGCGTGGACAGTGCCACCTGGTCCACATCCTCGTGCGAAATATCCCTCCCAGAGCACTCCAACTCCTGTCGCTCATCCACCACCacctgccctgagcaggactTTTATGTGGGTAACTTCGAAGACTCTGTGCTGGATGGGCCACCGCATGAAGACCTCTCTAACCCAGGTGACTATGAGAACAAAAGTGACAGGAGGAGTGTGGGGGGCCATAGCAGCCGAGCCACCAGCAGCAGTGATAACAGTGAAACGTTTGTGCCCAACAGTACCAACAACCACAGTGCTTTGCACAGCCTGGTGTCTAGCTTGAAGCAAGAGATGGCCAAGCAAAAACTAGAATATGAGACAAGGATAAAAAG cctggagcagagaaaTCTCACCCTAGAGACGGAAATGATGGCCTTGCATGATGAGCTGGATCAAGAGCGGAAGAAGTTCACAATGGTAGAAATCAAAATGCGCAACGCAGAGCGGGCgaaggaggatgcagagaagaggaatgatatgctgcagaaggaaatggagcagtttttttctacttttggGGAACTGACAGTGGAGTCTCGCAGACCAGAAAGAGGCAACACCATCTGGATCCAGTGA
- the ARHGAP24 gene encoding rho GTPase-activating protein 24 isoform X2 gives MSKGQGGDRERMTANHETYLLMASTQNDMEDWVKSIRRVIWAPFGGGIFGQKLEDTVRYEKRYGNRLAPMLVEQCVDFIRQRGLKEEGLFRLPGQANLVKELQDAFDCGEKPSFDSNTDVHTVASLLKLYLRELPEPVVPYAKYEDFLSCAKMLSKEEETGLKELVKQVKSLPAVNYNLLKYICRFLDEVQSYSGVNKMSVQNLATVFGPNILRPKVEDPLTIMEGTVVVQQLMSVMISKHEELFPKDIDPQMGPEVCNNNNEIPKKTTAGQLQNKENNNTKETAVRRCSWDTPESPQRGSMDCESPSALPGSKTNSPRNSIQKPDVTRSPPLMVKKNPAFNKGSGIVTNGSFSSSVEGPEKSQAVPNCSLQTRRTSSLKGPVTKMGTHSVPNGGVRMGVSSTDGHSNTLGNRSPGWAPNGYVTLRDNKQREPSVGESGQHNRLSTYDNVHQQFSMVNSDDKQSVDSATWSTSSCEISLPEHSNSCRSSTTTCPEQDFYVGNFEDSVLDGPPHEDLSNPGDYENKSDRRSVGGHSSRATSSSDNSETFVPNSTNNHSALHSLVSSLKQEMAKQKLEYETRIKSLEQRNLTLETEMMALHDELDQERKKFTMVEIKMRNAERAKEDAEKRNDMLQKEMEQFFSTFGELTVESRRPERGNTIWIQ, from the exons GAGGAGACCGAGAGCGGATGACAGCTAATCATGAGACCTACCTACTCATGGCGAGCACGCAGAATGACATGGAGGATTGGGTGAAATCCATCCGCAGGGTTATATGGGCACCGTTTGGAGGAG GTATTTTTGGGCAGAAGCTGGAAGACACTGTCCGGTACGAGAAGCGCTATGGGAACCGCCTGGCTCCCATGCTGGTGGAGCAGTGCGTGGACTTCATCCGACAGCGGGGGCTGAAGGAGGAAGGCCTTTTCCGACTGCCTGGGCAGGCTAATCTTGTCAAGGAGCTACAGGATGCATTTGACTGTGGAGAAAAGCCTTCTTTTGACAG CAACACAGATGTGCACACCGTGGCTTCACTGCTCAAGCTGTACCTAAGGGAGCTCCCAGAACCAGTTGTACCATATGCAAAATACGaagattttctttcctgtgccAAAATGCTCAGCAAGGAGGAAGAAACG GGCCTGAAAGAACTGGTGAAGCAAGTGAAGAGCCTGCCAGCTGTCAATTACAATCTGCTGAAATACATCTGTAG ATTCCTTGATGAAGTCCAGTCGTATTCAGGTGTAAACAAAATGAGTGTGCAAAACCTGGCTACAGTTTTTGGCCCCAACATCCTACGCCCCAAAGTGGAAGATCCTCTGACTATCATGGAGG GTACAGTAGTAGTCCAGCAGCTCATGTCAGTGATGATTAGCAAACATGAAGAGCTGTTTCCCAAGGATATAGACCCACAGATGGGACCTGAGGTGTGCAACAACAACAATGAAATTCCAAAGAAAACCACTGCAGGGCAGCTACAGAACAAAGAGAACAACAATACCAAGGAGACAGCAGTGAGGCGCTGCTCTTGGGACACACCCGAGTCTCCCCAAAGGGGAAGCATGGACTGTGAGTCTCCGTCTGCTCTGCCAGGCAGCAAGACAAATAGCCCCAGGAACAGCATCCAGAAACCAGATGTCACCAGGAGCCCGCCACTcatggtgaaaaaaaatcctgcttttaaTAAAGGTAGCGGCATAGTCACCAACGggtccttcagcagctctgtggagggcCCGGAGAAGAGCCAGGCCGTACCAAACTGCTCCCTGCAAACCAGGAGAACGTCGTCCCTGAAAGGGCCAGTGACCAAGATGGGGACACACAGCGTGCCGAACGGAGGGGTGCGGATGGGCGTGTCCAGCACGGATGGGCACAGCAACACCCTCGGCAACCGGAGCCCCGGCTGGGCGCCCAATGGCTACGTCACTCTGAGGGACAACAAGCAGAGGGAGCCATCAGTGGGTGAGTCAGGCCAGCACAACAGGCTTTCCACCTACGACAATGTCCACCAGCAGTTCTCTATGGTGAACTCTGATGACAAACAGAGCGTGGACAGTGCCACCTGGTCCACATCCTCGTGCGAAATATCCCTCCCAGAGCACTCCAACTCCTGTCGCTCATCCACCACCacctgccctgagcaggactTTTATGTGGGTAACTTCGAAGACTCTGTGCTGGATGGGCCACCGCATGAAGACCTCTCTAACCCAGGTGACTATGAGAACAAAAGTGACAGGAGGAGTGTGGGGGGCCATAGCAGCCGAGCCACCAGCAGCAGTGATAACAGTGAAACGTTTGTGCCCAACAGTACCAACAACCACAGTGCTTTGCACAGCCTGGTGTCTAGCTTGAAGCAAGAGATGGCCAAGCAAAAACTAGAATATGAGACAAGGATAAAAAG cctggagcagagaaaTCTCACCCTAGAGACGGAAATGATGGCCTTGCATGATGAGCTGGATCAAGAGCGGAAGAAGTTCACAATGGTAGAAATCAAAATGCGCAACGCAGAGCGGGCgaaggaggatgcagagaagaggaatgatatgctgcagaaggaaatggagcagtttttttctacttttggGGAACTGACAGTGGAGTCTCGCAGACCAGAAAGAGGCAACACCATCTGGATCCAGTGA
- the ARHGAP24 gene encoding rho GTPase-activating protein 24 isoform X4 yields the protein MTANHETYLLMASTQNDMEDWVKSIRRVIWAPFGGGIFGQKLEDTVRYEKRYGNRLAPMLVEQCVDFIRQRGLKEEGLFRLPGQANLVKELQDAFDCGEKPSFDSNTDVHTVASLLKLYLRELPEPVVPYAKYEDFLSCAKMLSKEEETGLKELVKQVKSLPAVNYNLLKYICRFLDEVQSYSGVNKMSVQNLATVFGPNILRPKVEDPLTIMEGTVVVQQLMSVMISKHEELFPKDIDPQMGPEVCNNNNEIPKKTTAGQLQNKENNNTKETAVRRCSWDTPESPQRGSMDCESPSALPGSKTNSPRNSIQKPDVTRSPPLMVKKNPAFNKGSGIVTNGSFSSSVEGPEKSQAVPNCSLQTRRTSSLKGPVTKMGTHSVPNGGVRMGVSSTDGHSNTLGNRSPGWAPNGYVTLRDNKQREPSVGESGQHNRLSTYDNVHQQFSMVNSDDKQSVDSATWSTSSCEISLPEHSNSCRSSTTTCPEQDFYVGNFEDSVLDGPPHEDLSNPGDYENKSDRRSVGGHSSRATSSSDNSETFVPNSTNNHSALHSLVSSLKQEMAKQKLEYETRIKSLEQRNLTLETEMMALHDELDQERKKFTMVEIKMRNAERAKEDAEKRNDMLQKEMEQFFSTFGELTVESRRPERGNTIWIQ from the exons ATGACAGCTAATCATGAGACCTACCTACTCATGGCGAGCACGCAGAATGACATGGAGGATTGGGTGAAATCCATCCGCAGGGTTATATGGGCACCGTTTGGAGGAG GTATTTTTGGGCAGAAGCTGGAAGACACTGTCCGGTACGAGAAGCGCTATGGGAACCGCCTGGCTCCCATGCTGGTGGAGCAGTGCGTGGACTTCATCCGACAGCGGGGGCTGAAGGAGGAAGGCCTTTTCCGACTGCCTGGGCAGGCTAATCTTGTCAAGGAGCTACAGGATGCATTTGACTGTGGAGAAAAGCCTTCTTTTGACAG CAACACAGATGTGCACACCGTGGCTTCACTGCTCAAGCTGTACCTAAGGGAGCTCCCAGAACCAGTTGTACCATATGCAAAATACGaagattttctttcctgtgccAAAATGCTCAGCAAGGAGGAAGAAACG GGCCTGAAAGAACTGGTGAAGCAAGTGAAGAGCCTGCCAGCTGTCAATTACAATCTGCTGAAATACATCTGTAG ATTCCTTGATGAAGTCCAGTCGTATTCAGGTGTAAACAAAATGAGTGTGCAAAACCTGGCTACAGTTTTTGGCCCCAACATCCTACGCCCCAAAGTGGAAGATCCTCTGACTATCATGGAGG GTACAGTAGTAGTCCAGCAGCTCATGTCAGTGATGATTAGCAAACATGAAGAGCTGTTTCCCAAGGATATAGACCCACAGATGGGACCTGAGGTGTGCAACAACAACAATGAAATTCCAAAGAAAACCACTGCAGGGCAGCTACAGAACAAAGAGAACAACAATACCAAGGAGACAGCAGTGAGGCGCTGCTCTTGGGACACACCCGAGTCTCCCCAAAGGGGAAGCATGGACTGTGAGTCTCCGTCTGCTCTGCCAGGCAGCAAGACAAATAGCCCCAGGAACAGCATCCAGAAACCAGATGTCACCAGGAGCCCGCCACTcatggtgaaaaaaaatcctgcttttaaTAAAGGTAGCGGCATAGTCACCAACGggtccttcagcagctctgtggagggcCCGGAGAAGAGCCAGGCCGTACCAAACTGCTCCCTGCAAACCAGGAGAACGTCGTCCCTGAAAGGGCCAGTGACCAAGATGGGGACACACAGCGTGCCGAACGGAGGGGTGCGGATGGGCGTGTCCAGCACGGATGGGCACAGCAACACCCTCGGCAACCGGAGCCCCGGCTGGGCGCCCAATGGCTACGTCACTCTGAGGGACAACAAGCAGAGGGAGCCATCAGTGGGTGAGTCAGGCCAGCACAACAGGCTTTCCACCTACGACAATGTCCACCAGCAGTTCTCTATGGTGAACTCTGATGACAAACAGAGCGTGGACAGTGCCACCTGGTCCACATCCTCGTGCGAAATATCCCTCCCAGAGCACTCCAACTCCTGTCGCTCATCCACCACCacctgccctgagcaggactTTTATGTGGGTAACTTCGAAGACTCTGTGCTGGATGGGCCACCGCATGAAGACCTCTCTAACCCAGGTGACTATGAGAACAAAAGTGACAGGAGGAGTGTGGGGGGCCATAGCAGCCGAGCCACCAGCAGCAGTGATAACAGTGAAACGTTTGTGCCCAACAGTACCAACAACCACAGTGCTTTGCACAGCCTGGTGTCTAGCTTGAAGCAAGAGATGGCCAAGCAAAAACTAGAATATGAGACAAGGATAAAAAG cctggagcagagaaaTCTCACCCTAGAGACGGAAATGATGGCCTTGCATGATGAGCTGGATCAAGAGCGGAAGAAGTTCACAATGGTAGAAATCAAAATGCGCAACGCAGAGCGGGCgaaggaggatgcagagaagaggaatgatatgctgcagaaggaaatggagcagtttttttctacttttggGGAACTGACAGTGGAGTCTCGCAGACCAGAAAGAGGCAACACCATCTGGATCCAGTGA